A DNA window from Oryzias latipes chromosome 5, ASM223467v1 contains the following coding sequences:
- the LOC101167349 gene encoding serine/arginine-rich splicing factor 3, translating to MGDPAYHRDCPLDCKVYVGNLGNNGNKTELERAFGYYGPLRTVWVARNPPGFAFVEFEDPRDASDAVRELDGRTMCGCRVRVELSTGEKRSRSRGPPPSWSRRPRDELRRRSPPVRRRSPRRRSLSRSRSRSLSRDRRRYRSLSRDKNRKRSRSFSRSRSRSRSTERK from the exons aCCCTGCTTATCATCGAGACTGCCCCCTTGACTGCAAAGTGTACGTGGGGAATCTGGGCAACAATGGCAATAAGACAGAGCTGGAACGAGCTTTTGGATACTACGGCCCGTTAAGAACTGTTTGGGTTGCCAGGAACCCTCCAGGTTTTGCCTTTGTTGAGTTTGAAGATCCCAGAGATGCATCAGATGCTGTGAGGGAACTGGATGGCAG GACTATGTGTGGCTGCCGAGTGCGCGTGGAACTATCCACCGGGGAAAAGCGCTCCAGGAGCCGGGGCCCTCCACCGTCTTGGAGTAGGCGTCCTCGGGATGAACTTCGCCGTCGTAGTCCTCCAGTCAGACGCAG ATCACCAAGGAGGAGGAGCCTGAGTCGTAGTCGCAGCAG GTCTCTTTCAAGAGACAGACGCAGATACCGGTCTCTGTCCAGAGACAAGAACCGCAAGCGTTCACGATCCTTCTCCCGGTCAAGGAG TCGTTCCAGGTCGACTGAAAGGAAATGA